A region of Fusarium keratoplasticum isolate Fu6.1 chromosome 6, whole genome shotgun sequence DNA encodes the following proteins:
- a CDS encoding DJ-1 protein-PfpI domain-containing protein, whose product MTTQKPKVLVVLTSADKVPKTGKQIGWYLPELAHPFHVLNPLVELVYASPKGGVSPLDPVSVDLFKDDPVCKDFLENHTSVWENTTKLSDFAGRASEFDAIFYPGGHGPMVDLVDDQHSKDLLRDFHSQGKVVSAVCHGPAALANATTAAGEPLLKGVKVTGFDNVGEEMFQFTEDMDFSLEDKLGQVSGGKYVKAAEGPLAEKVVVDGKFITGQNPASSKGVAEEIAKALGV is encoded by the exons ATGACGACTCAAAAGCCCAAGGTTCTTGTTGTCCTTACCTCGGCCGACAAGGTCCCCAAGACTGGCAAACAGATTGGCTGGTATTTG CCTGAGCTCGCACACCCTTTCCACGTCCTCAACCCTCTTGTCGAGCTGGTCTATGCTTCGCCCAAGGGCGGAGTGTCGCCTCTGGACCCGGTATCTGttgatctcttcaaggaTGACCCGGTGTGCAAGGACTTTCTCGAAAACCACACCTCAGTCTGGGAAAATACGACAAAGCTGTCTGATTTTGCTGGCCGAGCCTCGGAGTTTGACGCCATCTTCTACCCGGGCGGACATGGTCCTATGGTAGATCTCGTGGATGACCAGCATTCCAAGGATCTGCTCCGTGACTTTCACTCGCAAGGCAAAGTCGTCTCGGCGGTGTGCCACGGCCCTGCAGCTCTTGCCAACGCCACCACTGCTGCAGGCGAGCCGTTACTCAAGGGCGTGAAGGTCACTGGATTTGACAATGTGGGTGAGGAAATGTTCCAGTTTACAGAGGACATGGACTTTAGCCTCGAGGATAAGCTGGGTCAAGTCAGTGGCGGCAAATacgtcaaggctgccgagggTCCCCTTGCGGAGAAGGTTGTGGTCGATGGCAAGTTTATCACAGGGCAAAACCCAGCGTCATCTAAGGGAGTGGCCGAGGAGATTGCCAAAGCTCTGGGGGTCTAG
- a CDS encoding Fungal-trans domain-containing protein, producing the protein MREIETLRRRVKELETQLEGTNTESKDTHKHHACDDEDDQASSPHPCNEDGIHLDTTQHTEPSSSLAQFYGQSSAYYFIHRINLHLQSHHQESPEAQSPQTLIPNSASRSFVHAVFSQEAEPEAGVGSEAVPECNQRLTESTLSGKNLTATQEAFFLDLFWDSWHCCYQILDQVEFKAHYKSLWGGPGQTTRKPSALVDIVLALCMQFGVTSLPRQVESKAEIDIRDATIAGRWLYRRAQALLACELERPSLTTFQCQFWSAVYLGNASYQNMAQSMIGTAICTAHALGLHIEPSTELPLKEREARKQMWWTLFVFETRLCIRLGRPWGTDMSRTTCSLPGEDQEPHSGHVAWRSYTVQRARLMMLVRAIFDRFQQKCASTKKGNSSVIVEEFSKTLKDGVEDIQAWVDTVPTALKTERRGSGTPFSTDLSEVDIEPFAPLWLRRQRLMLELGYHDSLLTLGRSCIAFSLKSVREPYHQGIHIDEIPSKFSTMLHVAGTAARHAISITHVLHQIYRDHDILDGWYEPFNYQWNAAITLVGFILAYSKTSSIVPAACEALSSSINVLERMGSFFGVAASAAVVISNLLHKTSAVVRSLEEFATNPAEECSADISKAPLGQPDALHLPELDIASSILAGADGTFGPASEFEGFGFSHDLNQFAGIGDFGLEDNFDLWTYPLDS; encoded by the exons ATGAG GGAAATCGAAACATTACGGAGGCGTGTGAAAGAGCTCGAGACTCAACTTGAGGGTACAAATACTGAGTCAAAGGATACACACAAACACCATGCTTgtgacgacgaagacgaccaGGCTTCAAGCCCACATCCTTGCAACGAGGACGGAATTCACCTGGACACTACCCAACACACGgagccatcttcttcccttgCTCAATTTTACGGACAGTCATCGGCATATTACTTCATCCACCGCATaaacctccatctccaatctcaccaccaagaatcCCCAGAAGCCCAGAGCCCCCAGACACTGATCCCCAACTCTGCAAGCCGATCGTTCGTTCATGCTGTATTttctcaagaagcagagccTGAGGCAGGGGTTGGCTCAGAGGCGGTCCCGGAATGCAATCAGCGGCTGACAGAGAGCACCTTGTCTGGAAAGAACCTGACAGCAACCCAGGaggccttcttcctcgacctcTTCTGGGATTCTTGGCACTGCTGCTATCAGATTCTCGATCAGGTTGAATTCAAGGCGCACTACAAGTCCCTCTGGGGTGGCCCAGGCCAAACCACCCGGAAACCATCTGCCCTGGTCGACatcgtcttggccttgtgcATGCAGTTTGGTGTCACATCTCTTCCTCGACAAGTAGAGTCTAAGGCCGAGATTGACATCCGCGACGCTACTATCGCGGGTCGCTGGCTCTACCGACGCGCCCAAGCCCTACTGGCTTGCGAGCTGGAGAGACCTTCTCTCACAACCTTTCAGTGTCAGTTCTGGTCTGCCGTCTATCTCGGTAACGCATCCTATCAGAACATGGCTCAAAGCATGATCGGTACCGCTATCTGCACTGCGCACGCACTTGGGCTGCACATCGAGCCATCTACAGAGCTACCCCTCAAGGAACGAGAGGCAAGGAAGCAGATGTGGTGGACTCTGTTTGTGTTTGAAACCAGGCTCTGCATCCGACTGGGCCGACCTTGGGGGACTGACATGTCCCGGACAACATGTTCCTTACCAGGAGAGGATCAGGAGCCTCACTCCGGCCATGTAGCGTGGCGGAGCTACACGGTACAAAGAGCTAGGCTTATGATGCTAGTTCGAGCCATTTTTGACAGGTTTCAACAAAAGTGCGCTTCCACAAAGAAGGGAAACTCGAGTGTCATTGTTGAGGAGTTTTCCAAGACTCTCAAGGACGGTGTCGAGGATATACAGGCGTGGGTTGATACAGTCCCTACCGCACTCAAGACTGAGCGCCGTGGGAGCGGCACGCCCTTCTCAACAGATCTGTCTGAAGTTGATATTGAGCCTTTTGCACCGCTCTGGTTGCGTCGGCAGCGCCTCATGCTGGAGCTTGGATACCACGACTCCCTCCTGACACTTGGCCGTTCATGCATAGCCTTCTCGCTCAAGTCAGTGAGGGAACCTTATCATCAAGGGATTCATATTGACGAAATACCCTCGAAATTTTCCACGATGCTTCATGTGGCTGGAACTGCCGCTCGACATGCAATATCGATAACGCATGTATTGCACCAGATCTACAGGGACCATGACATCCTTGACGGTTGGTATGAGCCGTTCAACTATCAATGGAACGCGGCCATAACGTTAGTCGGATTTATCCTGGCCTACTCCAAGACCAGTTCCATAGTCCCAGCTGCCTGTGAGGCCCtttccagcagcatcaacgTCCTAGAGCGGATGGGCAGCTTCTTTGGGGTGGCAGCGAGCGCGGCGGTCGTCATCAGTAACCTTTTACACAAGACCAGCGCCGTTGTACGCAGTTTGGAAGAGTTTGCGACCAACCCGGCCGAGGAGTGTTCGGCCGACATTTCCAAAGCTCCCCTAGGCCAACCGGACGCGCTTCATCTCCCGGAATTGGACATTGCATCATCTATCCTGGCTGGAGCTGATGGCACATTTGGACCAGCATCCGAGTTTGAAGGGTTCGGGTTCAGCCATGATTTGAATCAATTCGCAGGGATCGGTGATTTTGGCCTCGAGGACAACTTTGATCTTTGGACGTATCCGTTGGATTCGTAG